The nucleotide sequence AGAATCCATGATCGAGACATGCAAGCCAGGATGTTTGAAGTGCTAGGCTTCAGTAAGGAGGAGGCAGAAGAGCAGTTTGGATTCTTAATGGGTGCTTTTGAATATGGAGCTCCACCACATGGGGGAGTTGCTTTTGGTTTTGATCGATTATGCGCGATTATGGCTGGAGAGCAGAGTATTAGAGATTTCATTGCCTTTCCGAAAAACAATTCAGGGAGAGATGTGATGATCGATTCACCTTCAACAATTTCAAAAGAGCAGCTGAGCGAATTGGGAATCAAGCTCGTTAAACCTTCAGAATAGTAGTATTTGGTTTCTTTTTTGTAACTTTTCCAGTTAAATAATCACACCTGATGACTAAGAAGTTTTTACTTTATTCTGCGCCTTTCTTTTTGCTTTTTGGTGCTCTATCGCTTTTTGAGCCTTGGTTCTACAGAAATTTTTTCGCCAGTACTTCGATTGATAGATTAGGTGGCAAGGAGTTTCAAATTATTGCACATAAGGGTGCTTCAGGACTCGCTCCAGAGAATACAATGGCTTCTTTCAAAAAAGCACTTGAATTAGGTGTTGATCAAATCGAACTGGATGTTCGCCATACAAAAGATGAACAAATTATTGTCTTTCATGATCAACGATTGGATCGTGTAACAAGGGACTCACTTGGAAACTCTGTCACTGGAGATGTGCATGACTATACTCTGGAAGAATTACAACAATTTGAAGTAGGATCGTGGTTTGATTCTCAGTATCAGGAAGAAAAAATACCGACGTTAAAAGAAGTATTGGATTTCATAGATGGTCAGACGACAGTTTTGATAGAGATCAAACATATGGACCATCCACATTACCACGATTTTGCTGAAAAACTAGTAGAGGTAGTGATGGGTGAAAAGAATGGGGAAGATTGGATTATACTGCAATCTTATGAACCTACCTATCTAGATGAAGTAC is from Marinobacter alexandrii and encodes:
- a CDS encoding glycerophosphodiester phosphodiesterase family protein, whose product is MTKKFLLYSAPFFLLFGALSLFEPWFYRNFFASTSIDRLGGKEFQIIAHKGASGLAPENTMASFKKALELGVDQIELDVRHTKDEQIIVFHDQRLDRVTRDSLGNSVTGDVHDYTLEELQQFEVGSWFDSQYQEEKIPTLKEVLDFIDGQTTVLIEIKHMDHPHYHDFAEKLVEVVMGEKNGEDWIILQSYEPTYLDEVHELDPFIETKALIIGEDSAPLIAFYIETRIHMGRAKESNRMKAINPQWETLSPRRVFQMHAKGYEVHAYPVNTREDMLKMLNAGVDGIITDFPNVAIQLRNEIRRMGQEK